The DNA region ttttaaatcctgatttcttggcctcatcctccggaaattctgtttctttgttatggggggggggggggggggcacaacattagtaacaaagaaacagaatttccagaggatgaggcccagaaatcgggattttaaaaagattcccaggtgattctaatgtgcagccaaggttgagaaccactggctagtCCTTCCTCCTTACACAcggcttgtctttttttttttttttttttaatatatttttattgatttcagagaggaagggagagggagagaaagaaacatcaatgatgagagagaatcattgattggctgcctcctgcttgccctctactggggatcaagcctacaacctgagcAGGTGCCTtgacctagaatcgaacctgggagggacctttcagtccgcaggccgatgctctagccattgagcagAACCAGCTGGGGCCGTCTGTACACGTTTCATCCGGATGTAAACGGATTTAGGGGCACAGCTTTGGGGCGTTGGGACTAGCCTCGCACTCCAGGAAGGCTCCGCAGTGACTGGTCGAGCTGCCTGGAGGCCTGGGCTGACTTCAGAAAGCACCAGGCGCTCTGCCCAGCATCCCTGGCGAGTCCTGGCTCTCTCCCCGGGCCTCCCTACCTGTGTAGCACAGGGCGACCTTGGGCTTGTGGCAGGCGTCGTCGTTCCACTTGCCCGCGTCCTTGCTCCTCTTGATGTACATCTCCACGCAGTCCTCTTTCGACTTCTTGTTGTTGGGCTCCCCGACGCCCCAGTTCTCGGCTTCGGCCGTGAGGGACTTGTTGGTCCCCACCCAGGTCCACACGCCTGCCACCTTCCGGATCCCGATCCAGTAGTAGGTGCCTCTGAAGGGCAGCGTCCTGTTCAGGTACTCAATCTCCCCCTTGTTCTGTATGGCAACCAGATCGGTGTAGTTTTGTTGGCAGTACCTTCTAGCTCTTGGCCAGTTCATGGGTTCTTCGGAATGATGGTAAGTCCAGCCGTCGGTCCCATGGTAGGCAGAGAAATCTGAAAGACATCGGCGAGAGTGTACACCTCAGTCCCAGCTGACACCCCCCCAGAGGACTAACCCAGGCTGAGCCCCCTCCTGGGACATGAGGAAACCGACTCAGCAAAGGTGTAAGTTACCGCCTTGGTGCAGAATGAGTCATTCGCAGGTTTGAAGTAGAAAATACCCCTGCTAGTCCCAATCACTTTTCACCACAATACAGACTACTTTTGCACATAGCTCTATTTCAGACAAATTTGGTGGCTTTCTAGATTTATttacatgaaataattttttctccaaATTCTTTCCAGTGAAATGTAACCAACATAATTCAGAAATTGGTGTTTACCTTAGTAGCTATCCATCgtttaaaagtaatttaagtAAAACCTATATCTCTAAGTTTTACtaccttttgtttttaatcttgggATACTTTCCTAAAGGCCAGCACTTACACTTCTCGGAGAGAAGTAAAATGAAGACAGGAATAATGATATATTTCTAAGTGATGTATTTTGTATCAGAAAGATAACATTTAGTGCAGGAAGAACTGCTTCTGGGAAAACTTCCGTCCACAGCCCAAGTCTTAGACATCTAActacataacaacaacaaatgtgTACAAAACCAAACGGTGCAGGATCGTGAAATGTATTTAGATCATGTCCTGGACACAGAGATGTCAGCTGATGGTGTGTAATCATCATGGGTGCTTCAACGATGAGCAGTTTGAAGAAACCAAGACAAACACGTAGCCACACAATGACCTCGTGATAACATGGACCGTTCTAAGCATGTATGATCTGTGaagcactgcccccccccctgaaGTAAACGTTTTCACAGCCACCAACACTGATTGAGTTTTCACCCTCGTAGGGCCAATGCCATGGGGAAATATCACAGAAAACAGGTCCAATTTTACAGTCTCCTACAGATTCTAAACGAGGCATAACAGATGCACAGAAAACATAATTAACCTGGAGCAGGTCAAACATATCGGAAATGAAACATAGGGTTCACGAGTAAGGAATGTCCTAGCATGGACATGTGGACCAAGCTGTGACGGGGCATTCCACCAGAAGGCCAGTTCTGGAGGGAGGAAACCGTTCGGCTCACTGCTCTCTGGACCTTCAGTGCCAagatcagtgcctggcacacagcagggacTCACCAGGGCCCCAGGGGCCATGGGCAGACATGGTACAAGGAACGTGTGAGGGGCCGAGGGAAGCGCGTTTGCTTGGCCAGAGCTGAAATTTCAAGCCAGGGAGTCAGAAGACATTAGCTTACTGCGGCAATGggaatgctccaaacaactgccAACACTCTTGAAGAATCAGACATAGCATTTGTCACATCGCTGGGAGAGGGATCAAAAGATATGTAGAGGGCTGGCCCTTTAAAAGCTCACACTTTAACTGTAGAACCGACGTCCACTGAACTGTCGGTGAATCATAGAAAGCGCAGTGCTAACTATCTGGTATAGATTGTAAGTTCCCTGGTAGGTATTTCTTAATTGACCTTCTTCCTTCCTAACTCAGATCTTGGTGGGTTCGTCAGGATTTGGGCCTGCAGCCAAGGGTGTGGCAGGGGCAAGGGACTTCTGGGAAAGGACCGAAGATGAGAGGCAGAAAGAGCTTCGCCGGAGGGTGGAATGAACAGTGTCTGCCTGATCATTTCCCTGTGGCTCTGCACACCCAGTGGACACTTAAGAAAAGTAAACACGTGAACGAAGGCTCAGCAATACACAAACGGCAGAACGTACCCCAGCAGAGCGCTGTCCACACCCACAGCTCCAAGGCCCTCTGAGAGCTCCAGTGCTTCCGTGGCGATGGCTGCAGATAAAACACAAGACGTACCCTCTTAAATCCCACGGGCACAGCCCCTTGAGGAGGCTCCAACCCCTTCCCCAGAGTTCAAATCGAAACACATGGGTTTACGCAACCCGGCCGAAGGCACTGATTCCTCAAACTCggatgaaagagaagcattaaATTTGCCTCAAAACCGATACGTGGCTCCTTTATTTTCATGCCTTAGCCTCAAGGTGCTGCTTGTTACTCTTCTGACTTTTTCTATATTTCAGGAATGTTTTGTACCCGCTTCTCTGCTCAGCTGCCACATGGAACCACTTGCCCCTTAGTATGGATTGTTTTAAAGTGTCCCTTGGTGTCTAATGGGCTGTTGACATTGAGGTTGAATGTTAAAATCTCCCACTTGATTTTGATGCTTCCAATTCCGAAAAGAATTGGACAGCCAGACAGACACCAGAAAGAAAAGCGGTTCCATCTCTTTCAAGTAAAAAGAGATGCCTTTTGAGCAACTCGGAGGGCGAGACCACACATTGTCTGCCCGCAAGGCTGCTCCTTGCAACCAGGGAGCCCCGAGTCTCAGCCGAGACAGCGAGGGAGTCAGCACCGTGAGAGGGGATGCTAGGGGCCCCGGCAGGTTTAGCTCCTGGCTTTTCAACCCCAAAAGGAAATGCTTTGCCTCCTGTCCTTTGCCACCCGAGGCCTCCCAGGCTGAGAGCTCACCATGTCTGCACCGTCCCGGTCCGGTCCCTCTGCGGCCCCACGTCCCGGCTCTGCTCCGGGGGCTCCTGTCCTGGCCCCGGCGAGGCTGCGCTGCTCACTGTGCGAGTGTCCCAGAAGGGCTGCTTTCTCTCA from Myotis daubentonii chromosome 18, mMyoDau2.1, whole genome shotgun sequence includes:
- the SELL gene encoding L-selectin isoform X2; the protein is MPSPRKHWSSQRALELWVWTALCWDFSAYHGTDGWTYHHSEEPMNWPRARRYCQQNYTDLVAIQNKGEIEYLNRTLPFRGTYYWIGIRKVAGVWTWVGTNKSLTAEAENWGVGEPNNKKSKEDCVEMYIKRSKDAGKWNDDACHKPKVALCYTASCQPWSCSGHGECVETINNNTCSCDVGYYGPQCQFVIPCDALAAPDLGTMDCHHPLGNFSFNSTCTFNCSEGTELMGKTRTVCESSGIWSSPPPICQELDRSFSMIKEGDYNPLFIPVAVMVTAFLGLAFIIWLARRLKKGKKSQKSMDDPY